One genomic window of Clostridiaceae bacterium includes the following:
- the pglX gene encoding BREX-1 system adenine-specific DNA-methyltransferase PglX translates to KWFFEKVGHYEAKKEYFFKIPGIPIAYWISNHVISCFIKGKPLDNFAEPKVGLQTGNNDIFLRLWHEVAFNKIGFGYPNCEKAAGSKLKWFPYNKGGEYRKWYGNNEYIVNWENDGFEIKNYRDKDGKLKSRPQNTAFYFKRSITWSFVSSSYFGVRYSDQGFIFDVSGSSLFPQEEYHLFLTGLLCAKISTILINVLNPTISFQVGDIASMPVILPDVNMKVLIDDLVKENIQLSRSEWDSFETSWDFKKHPLLIHKGNCTTIEQAFNNWTTFTERQFNQLKANEEELNRIFIEIYGLQDELTPEVEDKNITIRKADRIRDIKSFISYAVGCMFGRYSIDAEGLIYAGGDFNDRWKYDNGQWKVRKTVKDEEGKVIEDTWVDATFAPDMDNVLPITDDEYFEDDIVSRFVEFLKVIFSGDTLEENLDYIAEALGRKPSETSRQAIRRYFMKDFYKDHVQAYQKRPIYWLFDSGKQDGFKALIYMHRYDEFTVARVRTDYLHRLQKSYEAEIKRLDIIIDSNASQREKANARGKKEQIVKQMEECLQYDQVIAHVANQRIKIDLDDGVKENYARFQGIEIPQGEGRKPLKADLLAKIL, encoded by the coding sequence AAAATGGTTTTTTGAGAAAGTGGGGCATTATGAAGCAAAAAAAGAATATTTCTTTAAAATACCTGGCATACCTATAGCTTATTGGATAAGTAATCATGTGATTAGCTGCTTTATAAAAGGAAAACCATTGGATAACTTCGCAGAGCCCAAAGTGGGCTTGCAAACAGGGAATAATGATATATTCTTAAGGTTATGGCATGAAGTTGCATTTAATAAAATAGGTTTTGGTTATCCGAATTGTGAAAAAGCAGCCGGGAGCAAGTTAAAATGGTTTCCGTATAATAAGGGCGGAGAATACAGAAAATGGTATGGTAATAATGAATATATAGTTAATTGGGAAAATGATGGTTTTGAGATAAAAAACTATAGAGATAAAGATGGTAAGTTAAAGTCAAGACCCCAAAATACTGCGTTTTACTTTAAGAGAAGTATAACATGGTCATTTGTAAGTTCATCATATTTTGGAGTTAGATATTCTGATCAAGGTTTTATTTTTGATGTAAGTGGATCATCTTTATTTCCTCAGGAAGAATACCATTTATTCTTAACGGGACTGTTATGTGCAAAAATTTCAACTATTCTTATAAATGTTCTAAATCCTACTATAAGTTTTCAAGTTGGAGATATTGCTTCAATGCCAGTTATATTGCCGGATGTTAATATGAAAGTATTAATTGATGATTTGGTTAAAGAGAATATTCAATTATCCCGCAGTGAATGGGACTCCTTTGAAACATCCTGGGATTTCAAAAAGCACCCGTTGCTCATTCATAAGGGCAATTGCACAACGATAGAACAAGCCTTCAATAACTGGACAACCTTTACAGAAAGACAGTTTAACCAGCTAAAAGCCAACGAGGAGGAACTAAACCGCATATTCATTGAAATATATGGCTTGCAGGATGAACTCACTCCCGAAGTGGAGGACAAGAATATAACCATCAGAAAAGCAGACAGGATAAGGGATATTAAATCCTTTATCTCCTATGCGGTAGGTTGTATGTTTGGACGATATTCCATTGATGCAGAAGGCCTTATTTATGCCGGCGGGGACTTCAATGACAGGTGGAAGTATGATAACGGACAGTGGAAAGTGAGAAAGACAGTAAAAGATGAAGAAGGTAAGGTAATTGAGGATACATGGGTTGATGCTACCTTTGCACCTGATATGGATAATGTACTGCCCATTACCGATGATGAATATTTTGAGGATGACATTGTCAGCAGGTTTGTCGAGTTTCTGAAGGTAATATTTAGCGGGGATACTTTGGAAGAAAACCTGGACTACATTGCAGAAGCATTAGGAAGAAAACCTTCCGAAACATCAAGACAGGCTATACGAAGATACTTTATGAAGGATTTCTATAAAGACCATGTACAGGCATACCAGAAAAGACCTATTTATTGGTTATTCGATTCAGGAAAACAGGATGGTTTTAAAGCCCTTATCTATATGCACCGCTATGACGAATTTACTGTAGCGAGGGTTAGAACCGACTATCTTCATAGGTTACAAAAGTCCTATGAAGCTGAGATTAAAAGGCTGGATATTATAATTGACTCCAATGCATCTCAGAGGGAGAAAGCCAATGCAAGAGGGAAGAAGGAACAGATAGTGAAGCAGATGGAAGAGTGTCTGCAGTATGACCAGGTAATTGCCCATGTTGCAAACCAGAGGATAAAAATAGATTTAGATGACGGAGTAAAAGAAAATTATGCCAGGTTCCAGGGTATTGAGATACCCCAGGGAGAAGGCAGGAAGCCATTGAAAGCTGATTTGCTGGCAAAGATATTGTAA